The window GCTGCTGAGTGCGCTGGTCGCCGTGCAGGCACTCGGAGCGGGACAGGCGATCGTGCTCGATGCTCGCCTGCCCGCACTCCTGGTCGCCGCCGGCCTCCTCGCGCTCCGCGCCCCGTTCCTCGTCGTCGTGGTCGCGGCCGCCGCCGTCGCGGCGCTGCTTCGTCTGGTGGGCTGGGCGGCCTGAGACGACTCCCATCCCCGACGACTAGGATCCCGGGGTGGGCTCGCTTGCATCTCGTATCGCCGCCTGGGCGATCGCACTCGTCGTCGGGGTCGTCTACGGCGCCGCCGGATCCTTCGCGCATGCGGCATTCATCGGACCGGTGCCGATCGGACTCCTGCTCGGGGTGATCGGGGCCGGCGCGCTGCTGATCGCCGTGCGGCTGCTGACGGGGGACAGGTGGACGACCCTCGCGGCAGCGCTGGGCATCATGGTCATCACGTACGTGTTCGCACAGCCGTCGACGGGCGGGTCGGTGTTGTTCACCGTGGCGCACGAGACGCTCGCGCTGATCTGGATGGGCGCCGTCCCGCTGGTGGCGGCGGTCGTCGTGGCGTGGCCGCGCGCGCCCCGACGGTCAGTCGAGGCGAACTAGACTGATCCCGTGACGTATGTGATCGCCCTTCCGTGCGTCGATGTCAAGGATCGTGCCTGCATCGACGAATGCCCCGTCGACTGCATCTATGAGGGCGATCGCTCGCTCTACATCCACCCCGACGAGTGCGTGGACTGCGGCGCCTGCGAGCCGGCCTGCCCCGTGGAAGCCATCTACTACGAGG is drawn from Microbacterium binotii and contains these coding sequences:
- a CDS encoding DUF6113 family protein; the protein is MGSLASRIAAWAIALVVGVVYGAAGSFAHAAFIGPVPIGLLLGVIGAGALLIAVRLLTGDRWTTLAAALGIMVITYVFAQPSTGGSVLFTVAHETLALIWMGAVPLVAAVVVAWPRAPRRSVEAN
- a CDS encoding AzlD domain-containing protein — translated: MTLWNAVLLAAVICLALKAVGYAIPTRFVEAPRPARIAELLTVALLSALVAVQALGAGQAIVLDARLPALLVAAGLLALRAPFLVVVVAAAAVAALLRLVGWAA
- the fdxA gene encoding ferredoxin gives rise to the protein MTYVIALPCVDVKDRACIDECPVDCIYEGDRSLYIHPDECVDCGACEPACPVEAIYYEDDLPEEWQDYYKANVEFFDDIGSPGGAAKVGVIHKDHPVIAELPPQGE